In Colletotrichum higginsianum IMI 349063 chromosome 3, whole genome shotgun sequence, a genomic segment contains:
- a CDS encoding Fungal specific transcription factor domain-containing protein: protein MSSTAAPLPRLPACQLCYRKKIKCDSTRPRCSPCTKSDSQCVVLSPGGEEPLSRAEIDRLEQEERALSSRLQTLRRNDEGSTPRAPDRPAAGTGHTAASVESSDVSPSDVEGLGFMASLFTDPDLRRNNTELLQILAKVPNAPEPSISPCELPSSEDAEFLFERYIDWSHVQSPFLCRDEIRELRRRLFSFPLAGQSAPDHDLFRAFMILAVGSVFPYRNGAHHQHPEGYYLAALQHLGADFLTRGLDSVQDLLLVCRFGIYHRIGTSIWDVIRLCGRLCIEQGLHLNDQPSKSLLHAQMKRRVFWYFYIIDRYSSTLLGKPFTINDRDIETSFPVDANDEDLVAADQSLRDLAAFQMTHVPLGPSEMTVFFTAVRLRQISSRIHTEFSKLSRNHFEVSRSHLAPGHIYTTLTRLMRELQEWRDHAPVFPRPKCLYESQDWFDLLLAREQLYLVRRAIDLVPKREGKTPRHVSVLYLKTALRTIEVYSLLCQNRPLITHTRSYFHMMFTAGLSVIFCVSAATALDVEDVQSASAGLTQCEETLRDMVEQLASARHYVVVFEALRHNTFRKLNRVLEALRPDNGHQCVTADPSASTRPSGFSAHSSHPLPSSLGTERPDHAEYRMEDVSSSQAAQNHVPVGDTSNTLNFSLPLDNRMAGDATTYLFTGRSNFGSLGITGNPSPSSDLLDWAFLNDETLWNMETVLGEYVYGDPSRHAGFDGFEF from the exons ATGAGCTCCACTGCAGCTCCTCTTCCCAGACTCCCTGCCTGCCAGCTGTGTTATCGGAAGAAGATCAAA TGCGATAGCACGAGGCCACGATGCAGTCCATGTACGAAAAGCGACAGCCAGTGCGTCGTTCTCAGCCCGGGCGGTGAAGAACCGCTCTCTAGAGC AGAGATTGATCGTCTAGAACAAGAGGAGAGGGCGTTGTCCTCAAGACTTCAGACACTACGACGTAATGATGAAGGGTCGACCCCAAGAGCACCCGACCGTCCTGCCGCCGGGACCGGGCACACGGCCGCCTCGGTCGAAAGTTCCGACGTTTCGCCATCAGACGTCGAGGGCCTTGG CTTTATGGCTTCTCTCTTCACCGATCCCGATCTCAGAAGAAACAACACCGAGTTGTTGCAGATCCTAGCCAAAGTGCCCAACGCCCCTGAGCCCTCCATAAGCCCCTGCGAGCTGCCTTCTTCGGAGGACGCCGAGTTTCTCTTCGAAAGATA CATCGACTGGTCACATGTCCAGAGTCCCTTTCTCTGTCGGGACGAGATTAGGgagcttcgccgccggctttTCTCGTTTCCTCTTGCCGGCCAATCTGCCCCGGACCATGATCTTTTCAGGGCCTTCATGATCCTGGCAGTGGGCTCCGTGTTTCCGTACCGCAATGGCGCACACCACCAACATCCCGAAGGCTATTACCTTGCCGCTTTACAGCACCTTGGTGCCGACTTTTTGACGCGCGGGCTAGATTCCGTGCAGGATCTGTTGTTGGTATGTCGCTTCGGTATCTATCACCGGATCG GCACTTCGATATGGGATGTGATCCGGCTGTGCGGTCGCCTATGCATCGAGCAAGGCCTGCATCTCAACGACCAACCGAGCAAGAGTCTTTTGCATGCACAGATGAAGCGGCGCGTCTTTTGGTACTTCTACATCATCGATCGCTACAGCTCGACCCTTCTCGGGAAGCCCTTCACCATCAACGACCGCGACATCGAGACCAGCTTCCCCGTCGACGCAAACGACGAGGATCTCGTAGCCGCGGACCAGTCTCTGCGAGACCTCGCGGCGTTCCAGATGACGCACGTCCCGCTCGGCCCAAGCGAGATGACTGTGTTCTTCACCGCGGTGCGCCTCAGACAGATTTCATCGAGGATCCACACAGAGTTCTCCAAGCTTTCCCGGAACCATTTCGAGGTCTCGCGGAGCCACCTTGCACCTGGCCACATCTACACCACGCTAACACGCTTGATGCGCGAGCTCCAGGAGTGGAGGGACCACGCGCCGGTCTTCCCGCGCCCAAAATGTCTCTACGAGTCTCAGGACTGGTTCGACCTCCTGCTCGCCCGGGAGCAGCTCTACCTGGTGCGAAGAGCGATCGACCTCGTGCCCAAGCGGGAGGGTAAAACTCCGAGGCACGTCTCCGTCCTGTATCTCAAGACGGCTCTCCGAACCATTGAGGTGTATTCCCTCCTGTGCCAGAATCGCCCGCTCATCACCCACACCCGGAGCTATTTCCACATGATGTTCACGGCGGGCCTGTCTGTAATATTCTGCGTCTCTGCTGCGACggctctcgacgtcgaggatgtccAGAGCGCTTCCGCCGGGTTGACGCAGTGTGAAGAGACTCTGCGGGACATGGTTGAGCAGCTCGCGAGCGCGAGACACTACGTCGTCGTGTTTGAGGCTCTTCGTCACAACACATTCCGGAAGCTCAATCGAGTTCTGGAAGCGCTGAGGCCCGACAACGGCCATCAATGTGTGACGGCTGACCCATCGGCTTCGACTCGTCCCTCTGGGTTTTCTGCACACTCCTCGCATCCTCTCCCGTCATCTTTGGGGACGGAGCGGCCCGACCACGCGGAATATCGCATGGAAGACGTAAGTAGCAGCCAGGCGGCTCAGAACCACGTCCCGGTCGGCGATACGTCGAACACGCTCAACTTTTCGTTGCCTTTGGACAACAGGATGGCCGGGGACGCCACGACGTACCTGTTTACCGGGAGAAGCAACTTTGGTTCCCTGGGGATCACCGGAAATCCATCTCCCAGCAGCGATCTCCTTGACTGGGCTTTCCTGAACGACGAGACGCTGTGGAACATGGAAACGGTGTTGGGGGAGTACGTATATGGCGACCCTAGCCGGCATGCTGGTTTTGACGGGTTTGAATTTTGA
- a CDS encoding Histidine acid phosphatase: MDRPNFNPRRSVDSARSASFTTPASPTATATPASPLKPNLNPKPYSSPSPSHSAVNTTTSSSSPTPPAEHTPLPRSRPGRSVSHSLNIPSSASRKSRHAEPGTTDAHSATASLSMPPPSSIPLKSPRSSLSRSRRESNNSLDAWSDSILHVADADDLDTPRLTSTTPGFGSGSGSGSAAHNHQDPTAPYRPLPEPALTARSSSSSESEQKRTSVSSVFSVYSLASARGVVPSSSSTAPATQSSAASTNGSDAGPSRSVSAIMSSGKPVTNASQQPGPELSNVTVTTSSSNGQHANAAPGAHHLTPRDTNTHSHHEVIKRPPRPDRPQPTRSRSRNKRRLSASTGASSHSPSSDRGLFQNKEKEEGQSRDTSAPRQRVPTGSNAPAVKPAPWGVIGVCALDIKARSKPSRNILNRLIANREFDVVVFGDKVILDEEVENWPMCDYLISFYSDGFPLDKAIAYVKARKPFCVNDVPMQKILWDRRLCLNILDRIGVPTPGRIEVNRDGGPKILTPETAKHIKEITGITMDPEELGYNRLPRKVELLDDGDILSVDGTLLRKPFVEKPVSGEDHNIIIYFPKSTGGGARRLFRKIGNKSSEYDPDLNIPRAILEPENSYIYEKFMRVDNAEDVKAYTVGPNYCHAETRKSPVVDGVVRRNTHGKELRYVTALDSEEKEIASKISTSFGQRVCGFDFLRAGGKSYVIDVNGWSFVKDNDDYYDHCANILKEVFVKERLRRGGVTSPAPSPAPSDMTDPLASRGKERESQPIPVPPTQNKSLGSMSAVSEKLPQEPKPAPTSVPTQKSESALTSAVTSSCTSPTLPPPPPLVDPAVASVPSTTGSATPSAAPSLKGEVTAPPPEETPVPPPPPPPKHSWKLKGIVSVIRHADRTPKQKYKFTFHTAPFIELLKGHQEEVLLIGEAALASVLQAVDVALKAGVEDRTKLKSLRNVLVKKGGWAGTKVQIKPMFRKKKTEDVAVTSGDELSQVLKEGVETDFAEKPEEGAVKTENSSPSRMPPKRHDSLSGVTMSRITAAEESLVLDKLQLIVKWGGEPTHSARYQAQELGENMRNDFILLNRDVLDEVHVFSSSERRVTTSAQIWTSAFLDRKDLPEDFITIRKDLLDDSNAAKDEMDKVKKKLKGLLRKGNERPPQFAWPEKMPEPSEVQTRVVQLMNFHRRVMHYNYAKLHNGSAVASLNNAIANPGTEKPAGGDGSASTSSTSSSLSQANAVSNIQPRWCCGEDADLFRERWEKLFAEFCDGEKVDPSKISELYDTMKFDALHNRQFLEWVFTPPKAMLEEEYGVREKESKDGSKDGGKDGKAAEKTADEGKPSQDSREERRDVPGSGDKAEKSEASKSSTSVRRIFRRRSFLNGLRHAEEAPPEQYFHLYKGNTQTKAKTDARFEPLRELYQLAKVLFDFICPQEYGISDGEKLEIGLLTSLPLLKEIVQDLEEMQASNDAKSFFYFTKESHIYTLLNCIFEGGIETKIKRSTIPELDYLSQICFELYESETKAPADTPDGGEEQTFAYSIRITISPGCHVFDPLDVQLDSKHCISCAPRRSLSPHSDWMQVIRTLRAKFNQVKLPKTFLAINLSDLFSIEDNEKRDSDSEGLEMKSLHPKPKTTAGQAAVPQKETETESEEFIKAGQALASASSVVMEPDSPVSPRTRQSASASETETISQVTEPSEQ; encoded by the exons ATGGACCGACCAAATTTTAACCCGCGGCGGTCTGTAGATAGTGCTCGCTCGGCTTCCTTCACCACGCCTGCTTCCCCCACTGCTACTGCTACACCTGCCTCACCTCTCAAGCCCAATCTCAATCCCAAACCCTactcctcgccgtcgccttctcACTCCGCCGTGAACACCAccacttcctcctcctcgccgacgccgcctgCCGAACACACCCCTCTGCCGCGATCGAGACCTGGTCGCTCCGTCTCCCACTCTCTCAACATTCCCTCCTCTGCCAGcaggaagagccgacatgCTGAGCCTGGAACGACCGATGCCCACTCTGCAACCGCTAGCCTCTCCATGCCCCCGCCCTCTTCGATCCCTTTAAAAAGCCCTCGAAGTTCTCTCAGCCGCAGTCGCCGAGAGTCGAACAACTCGCTCGACGCTTGGAGCGACTCCATTCTTCACGTTGCCGACGCAGACGACCTCGATACCCCCCGCCTTACGTCCACTACGCCTGGCTTTGGCTCTGGCTCCGGTTCTGGCTCCGCCGCCCACAACCACCAAGATCCCACCGCCCCATATCGTCCCCTGCCCGAACCCGCACTCACAGCCCgctcatcctcttcgtccgaGTCGGAACAAAAACGCACCTCCGTTTCCAGCGTCTTCTCCGTCTACTCGCTGGCCTCGGCCCGCGGCGTCgttccctcctcctcctccacggcTCCCGCCACCCAATCCTCGGCCGCTTCCACCAACGGCTCCGACGCCGGCCCTTCGCGCTCCGTTTCCGCAATCATGTCGTCGGGAAAACCAGTCACCAATGCCTCTCAGCAGCCTGGCCCCGAGCTTTCCaacgtcaccgtcaccacctcctcctccaatgGTCAGCACGCCAACGCTGCCCCCGGCGCTCACCACCTGACGCCCCGCGATACCAATACCCACAGTCACCACGAGGTCATCAAGCGTCCCCCTCGTCCCGACAGGCCTCAGCCTACTCGCTCCCGCAGTCGTAACAAGCGCAGGCTCAGCGCCAGTACTGGCGCCAGCAGCCACAGTCCCAGCAGCGATCGAGGGCTCTTCCAAAAcaaggagaaagaagagggtCAGTCAAGAGATACAAGCGCGCCTCGACAACGTGTGCCGACAGGCTCTAATGCACCTGCAGTCAAGCCCGCGCCTTGGGGTGTGATTGGGGTGTGCGCTTTGGACATCAAGGCCCGCAGCAAGCCCAGCAGGAACATTTTGAACCGCCTCATAGCGAATCGCGAGTTCGATGTCGTTGTTTTTGGCGATAAGGTCATCCTGGACGAAG AGGTTGAGAATTGGCCTATGTG CGACTACCTCATCTCATTCTACTCGGATGGCTTTCCTTTGGACAAGGCCATTGCGTATGTCAAGGCTCGCAAACCTTTCTGTGTTAACGATGTGCCGATGCAAAAGATCCTCTGGGATCGTCGTCTCTGCTTGAACATTCTCGATCGCATTGGCGTCCCTACGCCGGGTCGAATCGAGGTCAACCGCGATGGCGGCCCCAAGATCCTAACCCCCGAGACAGCTAAGCACATCAAGGAAATCACGGGCATCACCATGGACCCCGAAGAGCTGGGGTATAACAGGCTACCCCGCAAGGTCGAgctgctggacgacggcgataTTCTTAGCGTTGACGGCACTTTACTCCGGAAGCCTTTCGTCGAAAAGCCCGTCAGCGGCGAGGACCACAACATCATAATCTATTTCCCCAAGTCTACCGGCGGTGGCGCCCGCAGGCTCTTTCGGAAGATTGGCAACAAGAGCTCGGAATACGACCCGGACCTCAACATTCCTCGCGCTATTCTGGAGCCCGAGAACAGCTACATCTACGAAAAGTTCATGCGCGTCGACAATGCCGAGGACGTCAAGGCCTACACTGTTGGCCCCAACTACTGCCATGCCGAGACTCGCAAGTCGCCCGTCGTTGACGGTGTTGTCAGGCGTAACACGCACGGCAAGGAATTGCGTTACGTGACGGCCCTGGActccgaggagaaggaaatTGCCAGCAAGATCTCGACCTCTTTCGGCCAGAGAGTCTGCGGGTTCGACTTTTTGAGGGCTGGTGGCAAGAGTTATGTGATTGACGTCAACGGTTGGAGTTTCGTCAAGGACAATGACGATTACTATGACCATTGCGCCAACATTCTCAAGGAAGTCTTTGTCAAGGAGAGACTCCGAAGAGGCGGTGTCACCTCCCCCGCGCCGTCTCCGGCACCTTCAGACATGACGGACCCTCTGGCATCGCGGGGTAAGGAGCGGGAGTCGCAGCCAATCCCTGTGCCGCCGACCCAAAACAAGTCCTTGGGCAGCATGTCGGCCGTCTCCGAGAAGCTGCCTCAAGAGCCGAAGCCCGCGCCCACCAGTGTACCCACCCAAAAGTCAGAGAGTGCACTCACTTCGGCCGTCACCAGCTCTTGTACCAGTCCGACGCTTccacctccgcctcctcTGGTTGACCCTGCTGTAGCAAGTGTTCCTTCCACGACAGGATCAGCCACGCCGTCCGCTGCGCCTTCTTTGAAAGGAGAAGTAACGGCCCCGCCGCCCGAAGAGACtccggtgccgccgccgccgccgccaccgaagCACTCTTGGAAGCTCAAGGGCATCGTGTCTGTCATTCGTCACGCGGACCGTACGCCGAAGCAAAAGTACAAGTTCACTTTCCACACAGCACCTTTCATTGAACTTCTCAAAGGCCATCAGGAGGAGGTGCTTCTGATCGGCGAGGCAGCTTTGGCCAGTGTGCTGCAGGCCGTTGATGTTGCCTTGAAGGCTGGCGTGGAAGACCGCACCAAGCTGAAGTCGCTTCGCAACGTCCTGGTTAAAAAGGGCGGATGGGCCGGCACCAAGGTGCAGATCAAGCCCATGTttcggaagaagaagacggaagACGTCGCCGTTACGTCGGGCGACGAGCTCTCGCAAGTCTTGAAAGAAGGCGTCGAGACGGATTTCGCAGAAAAACCCGAGGAGGGTGCCGTCAAGACGGAGAactcatcgccgtcgaggatgccgccCAAGAGGCACGACTCTCTTTCGGGCGTTACCATGTCTCGCATCACGGCAGCGGAGGAAAGCCTAGTCCTAGACAAGCTTCAACTTATTGTCAAGTGGGGTGGCGAGCCCACCCACTCGGCGCGGTACCAAGCCCAGGAGCTTGGCGAGAACATGAGAAACGACTTCATCCTGCTCAATCGCGATGTGCTCGACGAAGTTCACGTCTTCAGCAGTTCCGAACGTAGGGTTACCACCAGCGCGCAGATATGGACGTCTGCTTTCCTGGACCGTAAGGACCTCCCCGAAGACTTCATCACGATCCGCAAGGATCTGCTCGACGATTCAAATGCCGCCAAAGATGAGATGGATaaggtgaagaagaagttgaAGGGCCTGCTGCGTAAGGGCAACGAACGACCTCCCCAATTCGCTTGGCCCGAGAAGATGCCTGAGCCGTCAGAGGTCCAGACCCGCGTTGTTCAGTTAATGAACTTCCATCGCCGCGTCATGCACTACAACTACGCCAAGCTGCACAACGGCAGCGCCGTCGCGTCGTTGAACAATGCCATTGCCAACCCCGGCACGGAAAAGCCTGCCGGCGGAGAcggctcggcctcgacaagctccACTTCATCCTCGCTATCTCAAGCAAACGCAGTGAGCAACATACAACCTAGATGGTGTTGTGGCGAAGATGCGGATCTCTTCCGGGAGCGCTGGGAGAAGCTCTTTGCGGAGTTCTGTGACGGAGAAAAGGTCGACCCTAGCAAGATCTCCGAGCTCTATGACACGATGAAGTTCGATGCCCTGCACAATCGGCAGTTCCTGGAATGGGTCTTTACACCGCCCAAGGCCATGTTGGAGGAAGAGTACGGCGTcagggagaaggagagcaaGGATGGCAGcaaggacggcggcaaggacggcAAAGCTGCCGAGAAGACCGCGGACGAGGGCAAACCCTCCCAAGACTCGCGCGAGGAGCGACGGGATGTTCCGGGGTCCGGCGATAAGGCAGAGAAGAGTGAAGCCAGCAAAAGCTCGACTTCCGTCCGGCGCATCTTCCGACGGCGGTCATTCCTTAACGGTCTGCGACACGCCGAGGAAGCCCCGCCGGAACAGTATTTCCACCTTTACAAGGGCAACACGcagaccaaggccaagactGACGCTCGGTTTGAGCCGCTGCGGGAACTTTACCAGCTCGCCAAGGTGCTCTTTGACTTTATCTGCCCGCAAGAGTACGGCATTTCTGATGGCGAGAAACTGGAGATTGGTCTCCTGacgtcgctgccgctgctcaAGGAGATTGTGCAGGATCTTGAAGAGATGCAGGCGTCGAACGATGCCAAATCTTTCTTCTATTTCACCAAGGAGTCCCACATCTACACCCTCCTCAACTGCATCTTTGAAGGCGGCATCGAGACAAAGATCAAGCGAAGCACCATTCCCGAGCTCGACTACCTGTCGCAAATCTGCTTCGAGCTGTACGAATCCGAGACCAAGGCCCCCGCCGACACGCCCGATGGCGGAGAGGAGCAGACGTTTGCCTACAGCATCAGAATCACCATCAGCCCCGGTTGTCACGTCTTCGACCCTCTCGATGTTCAATTAGACAGCAAGCACTGCATTAGCTGCGCCCCACGACGCAGCCTGTCCCCTCATAGCGACTGGATGCAAGTGATCCGTACCTTGAGGGCCAAGTTTAACCA AGTCAAGCTTCCCAAGACGTTTCTCGCCATCAATCTGTCGGATCTCTTCTCAATCGAAGACAATGAAAAACGGGACAGTGACAGCGAAGGATTGGAGATGAAGTCGTTGCACCCCAAGCCAAAGACCACAGCGGGGCAAGCAGCCGTCCCACAGAAGGAGACTGAGACCGAATCCGAGGAGTTTATCAAAGCCGGCCAAGCTCTcgcctcggcatcgtccgTTGTAATGGAGCCCGACAGCCCCGTGAGCCCAAGAACCAGACAAAGCGCCTCCGCCTCTGAGACCGAGACCATATCTCAGGTGACGGAGCCCAGCGAGCAATGA